The Sulfurospirillum deleyianum DSM 6946 nucleotide sequence CATCTCTTGCTTGGAAGCTTGACGAGTCGTGAGGCACTTCGCTTGTGTGACCTCTTCATCTTGGACGACATCACTCTGCTGAAATACAAAACCACCATCCACATGCTTAAAGTCGTACGCATCTTCACTCAACACCAAATACTTACTCTCTTGCGTAAAGATTTTAATGCGTTTTTTGCTTTCAAAAACCGCCAACGCTTCTTCATCCACGTTCGCCGCAATGATCACTTCCACAAAAATTTCATTGATTTTCTCTGCTAAGGCTTTATCTAACGTTCCATTAATCGCAACCACCCCACCATATGCCGAAACAGGGTCACATTTTAAGGCTTTCACGTAACTATCAAGCAAGTTTTCACCAATCGCAAAACCACATGGATTAGCATGCTTGATAATACACACCGCTGGGGCTCCCCCAAACGAAGCCGCAATCTTCACCGCTCCGTTAATGTCTGTCATATTGTTAAAACTTGCCTCGCCTTTGAGGGTTTTAAAGTTATTCGTAAAGAAATAATCAAACTCGTATAACGCCCCTTTTTGGTGTGGATTTTCACCATAACGGGTATCGAACGCTTTAGTTCCTACGATAAACTGTTTTTCACCAAATCCACCGTTAAAACGCTGATTCATATAATTAGCAATCATGCTATCGTACGCTGCAGTATGCTCGAAGGCTTTAATCATTAAAGAACGTCTAAATTCAAGGGTATTACTTCCAGATTTTAACACATCAATCACGCCATCATAATCCAAAACATCGGTGACAATCAGCACATCGCTAAAGTTTTTTGCCGCACTTCGCACCATCGCAGGACCGCCGATGTCAATATTTTCGATAATTTCATCAAAATCATCCGTCTTTGCAATCGTCTCTTTAAAAGGATAAAGATTGACACACACCACATCAATACCAAGAATTCCATGCTCTTGCGCTGTTTTTACATGTAAAGGTAGATCTCTACGGTGTAAAATCCCCCCGTGAATCATAGGATTAAGGGTTTTAACCCTACCATCAAACATCTCTGGAAATTTTGTCACTTCTGAAATCTCAAGTGCGCTAATGCCCTCTTCTTTTAAGAGTTTATACGTCCCTCCCGTAGAGATAACCTCAAACCCAAGCTCCACCAAATCTCTTGCAAATTCGACAATACCTGTCTTGTCACTGACACTGATTAACGCTCTCACATGATTCCTTTTTATATTACTTTTATTAATAATTCATTGATGTTTTTATTTTACAATATCTTCCTTTTAGGACGGATTAAAAAACGTCCCACACCTTTGTTTGGAGCCAAATATGCCCCCTTCTTCACCCTCAAAATCCATATGGATAACGCTTTTTGCCACATGGCTTGTCGCTATGATAGCAACCCTAGGCAGTCTCTTCTTTAGCGAAGTGATGCTTTTTCCACCGTGTGTCATGTGTTGGTATCAACGCATTTGTATGTATCCTTTAGCGCTTATGCTCTTCATCGCTTTGCTCTTCAATGATAACAAAGTCTTTCTCTATGCGATGCCTTTAGTCGTTGCGGGACTCTTTTTTGCCCTTTACCATAACTTCCTCTCATGGGGCATTATTCCACAGAGTGCGGCTCCTTGCACACAAGGTGTTTCATGCACAAGCGAATACATTAACTGGTTTGGTTTTATCAGCATCCAATTTCTCTCTTTGAGTGCGTTTGTTATGCTTTTTATACTGCTACTTGTTTTAAAACGAAAGGAAAAATAATGAAAAAACAGTGGATTCTCTTAAGTACACTCGCTCTGTTTATTGGGCTTTATATTGCAGGAAGTTATCTTTATACTTCAGCAAATCATACCATCCCCAACGAGCAACAATCTTCACTCTATCGTAGTCATGCCTTCGTGGTTGGAAAAGAAGACGCACCTATTACCATTGTTGAGTTTTTTGACCCAGCATGCGTTACATGTAAAAACTTTTATCCCTTTGTCAAAGAGTTTCTCAAAAAACATCCCAAAGAGCTAAAACTGATGTTACGTTATGCGCCTTTTCATCAAGACTCCTCCATTGTTGTCGCCATGATAGAAGCCTCTCGTCTGCAAAACAGATACCTTGAAACCCTAGAAGTCATCTATCGGTATCAAGACCAATGGGTCAGCCAACACACACCTAACATTGCACGTATCTGGAGTTTCTTACCCGAAGCGGGAGTCGATATCGAAAGACTTAAAGAGGATATGAAAAAACCAGAAATTGAAGCCATCATTGCTCAAGATATGGCAGATGTAAAAACCTTAGGCATCAAAGCAACGCCTGAATTTTTTGTCAATGGCAAACCTCTGGTAAAATTTGGATATAAAGAGTTACAAACGCTTATTGAGTCTGAATTATAGAAAAACCCTCTAACAGGGTTTTTCCTCGTGGCACTCGCAACCGTGAAGACGAATCTCTTTGCGTTTTTTTGCGGCCTTAAACCGCTTAATTTGCGCAGGTGTTTCAGGAACCAACTCAGGTACGGGTGTCGGTTTACCATCTTTGCCAATCGCCACCATCGTAAAAAAACAACTGTTAGTATGCATCGTTGTTCCTTTTTGAATATCCTCAGAAATCACTTTAATCCCCACTTCCATCGACGTTTTGCCCGTATAATTCACACTGGCTAAAAATGTAAGCAGTGAGCCTACCGAAACAGGATGTTTAAAAATCACCTGATCAACGGACATCGTCACAACATAATGCCCACAATAGCGTGAAGCACACGCATAGGCTACTTGATCCAGCAATTTTAAAATATCACCCCCGTGTACATTACCTGCTAAATTGGCTTTATCGGGTGTCATTAAAACTGACATCGTTAGCGTGTGTTTTTCAAACGGAGTGGAAAGCATTTTCTTCCTTTACATGTAAAAAATATCAAACAATTTCCTTCATTGTAGCATATTGAAAACGTACTCTTTCTCTCAATTCTAAGACTTTTCATAAAAATTCTCTTTTTTTTCATAACATTTCAAACAATATGCGATAGAATCATTAGGCGAAAAAATATTAAAAAATGAACATGAAACACTATTTATTCAAAAACATCAAAATGATTCTACTCTTTAGCATAGGTTTCTTTATCCTTATTATTGCTAATTATTGGATGAATCTCTCTATCTTAAAAAGTACCATTTATGATTTGCAAATTCAATCCATGAAAGATGTTTCAAATCATTTAAATGAATGGTTAGAGACCAAAATGAGCTCGCTTTATCTTGCAAGAGATTTTGTGAGTAAGCTTCATCCAGATGAGAACGAAAAGCGTATTCACGAAATTTTAACCAATAGTTCTAAACTTGCTGGTTTTGCGACTCTCTTTATGCAAGATGCTTATTCGCCTACCCTTCTTCCCCTCGAACAAGGTTCTCTCTGCCACGCTCCAAACACTTTTTTTTATCATGAAAAAACCCTGCTTGACAATACACTAACCCTACATTTTAATTCCTGTCATAAAGCAATGAGTCTTGTTATGTGTACGCCCCTTTACATGCGTAACACTCCCACACGAATGTTGTGTGGGACACTTCCTTTAGAATACATTCAAGCAGAAATGGAAAGTATTTCGCTCCCTTATGATGGTAAGGCTTTTTTAATTAACCAAAATAAGCGTATTTTAGTCCACAGTGATACAAACAATTTTTTCAAACTCTTTCCTTGTGAATTAGATAAAAACTCTTGCCACCTTGTAGAAACAAGCAAATGTTTAGAAAAATATATCTTTTCCTACGCTCCTATCAAACTCTTAGATGGCTATCTCATAACCCAACTGGACAAAAAAAAAGTGTATGAAAAAGTGGATATGCAACTTTTCATCAATATCTTCATTTACACCGTAAGCCTACTCTTATTTATACTCTTAAATCTTTTATACAATACCTTAGTCTATAAAAATGTTGAACAATTATCTTCTGCAAAAGCATTGATTCAAAATTTTATTGATCATAATGAAAAAGGGATTTTAATTGCCGATGCAAACCAAAACATCACCTACTACAATCAACGATTTTTAGAACTGCTTAGAGTCTCAAACTTCGAATCAAAAACGAATTATTTATCAACCCAACATCCGCTTTATCAGAACTTACCTCCATGGGTTCAATCGTGTATGGAAAAAATGATACAAGCAACCATCCAAAAACAAAAAACATGGAAAAATGCTTTTTCATTCTCTTACAATAACGAACTCCTCCATTTTTTCTGCATCATGTCTCCCCTTAAAGATGGGGAAGGAACCTACAAAGGAATTATCGTTATTTTAGATGATGTTACCGAAAAGACGAAAGAAAAACAGCAAAAAAAAGAGCAAGAAGATATTCTTTTTCAACAAGCAAAAATGGCCGACCTTGGACAAATGATAGGTGCTATATCGCACCAGTGGAGACAGCCTCTAAATGCTATTTCTATTTTGCTGGGAAATTTATTGCAGTTTAAGAGCATGAAGTGTTTAAGCGATGCTATTTTTGAGGAGAATCTTCAACGAGCTATATCCAATACACACTATCTCTCAACCACCATTGATACCTTTAAGAATTTCTATTTGCCTGAACAAAAAATACAAACTTTTGATTTAAAAATTGCCCTCGACGAGACGCTTTTCATTATAGAACCTCATTTCAAAAACAGTTCTATTTTCATTGATGTCATCACAAAAAAAGAAACCTACCCGTGTCAAACCTATAAAAATGAATTACAACAAATCATCGCAAATCTCTTATTTAATGCCAAAGAAGCTTTACTTGAGAGCACAACCAAAAAAGAGTTCACCATAAAGATAATTCTTGAAGAGACAGAAACAGAGTATCGCATCAAAGTAGAAGATAATGGACCTGGAATTCATACGAGTATGCGAACCTTGTTATTCAAACCTTTCAAATCCACCAAAGGTTCTAAAGGAACAGGGAATGGTCTATACTTATCCCAATTAATCGCCACACAAAAATTAGCAGGAACCCTCTCTTTGCTCTCTTATCAAAATCCAACAACATTTCTACTTTCATTTCCAAAATACCAAGGAGCCATTTAATGCTTGACCTTAGCATACTCAAAAAACTATCTAATCTTAATGTACTGATTGTCGAAGATGATGAAATGACATCTTATGCATTAAAACAATCTTTAATTTTGCATTGTCATCATGTTGATGTCGCCAATAATGGCATGCTAGGATTTGAAATGTTTGAAAAAAATCGCCATGATGTTGTCATTGCAGATATTAATCTTCCTGAAATGAATGGCTTAGAAATGGTTGCCGCTATGCATAGCATTGCACCCCATTTACCTGTGATTATCATGACCTCGTATGATAATTCAGAAAATATCGCTGAGAGTATCCACCAACGAGCTTATAGCTATCTGCGAAAGCCCATCCAAATTAATGACTTACAAACTACCCTTCTCATGGCGACCAAAGACATTTGTATCCATTGCGTTTCTTTACACAACAACTACACATACGATATAGAACATAAACTGTTGAAAAATGTTGGAAAAACGATTACTTTGACAAAATCTGAAAGAGAGTTATTGCATCTTTTAGTACTCAATATCAATCAAACCATTGATTATTTAACGATTGAAAATTATGTATGGAAAGAAAAAAGCATGAGTATTCAATCCTTACGTATGTGCATCAAAAAAATTCGCAATAAGACTTATCCTGAGATTATCGAAAATGTTTCAGGATATGGCTACCGTGTTATTTCTTCTTAATGCTATCATCCACGACACTCCTTCACATAAACTTCTTATATAA carries:
- the purH gene encoding bifunctional phosphoribosylaminoimidazolecarboxamide formyltransferase/IMP cyclohydrolase, with the translated sequence MRALISVSDKTGIVEFARDLVELGFEVISTGGTYKLLKEEGISALEISEVTKFPEMFDGRVKTLNPMIHGGILHRRDLPLHVKTAQEHGILGIDVVCVNLYPFKETIAKTDDFDEIIENIDIGGPAMVRSAAKNFSDVLIVTDVLDYDGVIDVLKSGSNTLEFRRSLMIKAFEHTAAYDSMIANYMNQRFNGGFGEKQFIVGTKAFDTRYGENPHQKGALYEFDYFFTNNFKTLKGEASFNNMTDINGAVKIAASFGGAPAVCIIKHANPCGFAIGENLLDSYVKALKCDPVSAYGGVVAINGTLDKALAEKINEIFVEVIIAANVDEEALAVFESKKRIKIFTQESKYLVLSEDAYDFKHVDGGFVFQQSDVVQDEEVTQAKCLTTRQASKQEMSDLEIAYKVASLTKSNCVVYVKDSAMVAIGMGMTSRVDAAKAALRKAEDMGIDVSGAALASEAFFPFRDSIDAAAVAGVKAIIEPGGSIRDDEVIAAANEHGMALYFTGVRHFLH
- a CDS encoding disulfide oxidoreductase; the encoded protein is MPPSSPSKSIWITLFATWLVAMIATLGSLFFSEVMLFPPCVMCWYQRICMYPLALMLFIALLFNDNKVFLYAMPLVVAGLFFALYHNFLSWGIIPQSAAPCTQGVSCTSEYINWFGFISIQFLSLSAFVMLFILLLVLKRKEK
- a CDS encoding DsbA family protein, whose protein sequence is MKKQWILLSTLALFIGLYIAGSYLYTSANHTIPNEQQSSLYRSHAFVVGKEDAPITIVEFFDPACVTCKNFYPFVKEFLKKHPKELKLMLRYAPFHQDSSIVVAMIEASRLQNRYLETLEVIYRYQDQWVSQHTPNIARIWSFLPEAGVDIERLKEDMKKPEIEAIIAQDMADVKTLGIKATPEFFVNGKPLVKFGYKELQTLIESEL
- a CDS encoding acyl-CoA thioesterase: MLSTPFEKHTLTMSVLMTPDKANLAGNVHGGDILKLLDQVAYACASRYCGHYVVTMSVDQVIFKHPVSVGSLLTFLASVNYTGKTSMEVGIKVISEDIQKGTTMHTNSCFFTMVAIGKDGKPTPVPELVPETPAQIKRFKAAKKRKEIRLHGCECHEEKPC
- a CDS encoding ATP-binding protein encodes the protein MKHYLFKNIKMILLFSIGFFILIIANYWMNLSILKSTIYDLQIQSMKDVSNHLNEWLETKMSSLYLARDFVSKLHPDENEKRIHEILTNSSKLAGFATLFMQDAYSPTLLPLEQGSLCHAPNTFFYHEKTLLDNTLTLHFNSCHKAMSLVMCTPLYMRNTPTRMLCGTLPLEYIQAEMESISLPYDGKAFLINQNKRILVHSDTNNFFKLFPCELDKNSCHLVETSKCLEKYIFSYAPIKLLDGYLITQLDKKKVYEKVDMQLFINIFIYTVSLLLFILLNLLYNTLVYKNVEQLSSAKALIQNFIDHNEKGILIADANQNITYYNQRFLELLRVSNFESKTNYLSTQHPLYQNLPPWVQSCMEKMIQATIQKQKTWKNAFSFSYNNELLHFFCIMSPLKDGEGTYKGIIVILDDVTEKTKEKQQKKEQEDILFQQAKMADLGQMIGAISHQWRQPLNAISILLGNLLQFKSMKCLSDAIFEENLQRAISNTHYLSTTIDTFKNFYLPEQKIQTFDLKIALDETLFIIEPHFKNSSIFIDVITKKETYPCQTYKNELQQIIANLLFNAKEALLESTTKKEFTIKIILEETETEYRIKVEDNGPGIHTSMRTLLFKPFKSTKGSKGTGNGLYLSQLIATQKLAGTLSLLSYQNPTTFLLSFPKYQGAI
- a CDS encoding response regulator transcription factor — encoded protein: MLDLSILKKLSNLNVLIVEDDEMTSYALKQSLILHCHHVDVANNGMLGFEMFEKNRHDVVIADINLPEMNGLEMVAAMHSIAPHLPVIIMTSYDNSENIAESIHQRAYSYLRKPIQINDLQTTLLMATKDICIHCVSLHNNYTYDIEHKLLKNVGKTITLTKSERELLHLLVLNINQTIDYLTIENYVWKEKSMSIQSLRMCIKKIRNKTYPEIIENVSGYGYRVISS